In Deltaproteobacteria bacterium, a single window of DNA contains:
- a CDS encoding methyl-accepting chemotaxis protein, translating to MSFSKKLLVKLLAIVIIVTAIGITFLIVQAVKSEEKALIDEKTRANQMMAEPILHAIYKDMLDMRAEMARYLVDGTKEVRGIERVQLIRGNGREEAFKDFKTLDEVKKRIGSLKPEWTANHPDVKSNVAKGIDNPKFKEFMFTAKDAKVGISYVEEEGGKKLLTTLVPVLHRPECMACHVSDDARGVLMISTSLDDMYDQLATNRLKWFLIGLLTIGGVSLILGIVVNTVVSTPIKHTSEMLRTISEGTANLTRRLHVTTEDEVGQLSRWFNKFVDGLQGLIKNVASAVDELVGATKGIREAVGGLKMASEGQNLAIEESFDAIQEVDASVKHVAERSESIHASAEGASASTLEMSAAISEVSENVQRLASAVGESASSIIQIAATLREVANHVDTLLGETEQVGTAANEIDFTIKEVAGHSREQAVLAERVKEDAFTLGMDAMGKTRKGIEKIKEEVSKAAGVVDKLGQRSVEIGKIVSVINEVADTTNLLALNATILAAQAGEHGKGFAVVANEVKDLSDRTTASTKEISSMIKLVQEEVHIAVKSMESSLERVEEGTRMSREGEDALNKIIKSADNSLAMAKKVERATEEQSRGISMVVESIHRINGMVEGIKKATDEQSRAAEGISSATELMKDITLHVEQSTNEQSKEIKHISGVIAEVASHMESITKSCMDQKICFDKIVRLVETIKKKSKEHTSSIANIDTTIQKLDEHTTVLKGKIDNFVV from the coding sequence GTGAGTTTTTCCAAGAAACTTCTTGTAAAGCTTCTTGCCATTGTCATAATCGTTACTGCCATAGGCATTACCTTCCTTATCGTACAGGCCGTAAAGAGCGAGGAAAAGGCGCTGATAGATGAGAAGACCCGTGCCAACCAGATGATGGCAGAGCCCATATTGCATGCCATATACAAGGATATGCTCGATATGAGGGCAGAGATGGCGCGCTACCTTGTGGATGGCACAAAAGAGGTGCGCGGCATCGAGCGCGTGCAGCTTATACGCGGCAACGGGCGCGAGGAGGCGTTTAAGGATTTCAAGACCCTTGATGAGGTGAAAAAACGCATAGGCTCGCTTAAGCCCGAATGGACGGCCAATCATCCGGACGTAAAAAGCAACGTTGCAAAGGGCATAGACAATCCGAAGTTCAAGGAGTTCATGTTCACGGCAAAGGACGCCAAGGTCGGCATAAGCTACGTCGAGGAAGAAGGCGGCAAGAAGCTGCTTACAACGCTTGTGCCCGTTCTTCACCGCCCCGAGTGCATGGCCTGCCACGTATCGGACGATGCCAGGGGCGTTTTGATGATAAGCACTTCGCTAGACGATATGTATGACCAGCTTGCCACGAACAGGCTCAAATGGTTCCTGATAGGCCTTCTCACGATAGGTGGCGTGAGCCTCATACTTGGCATAGTCGTAAATACGGTTGTTTCGACCCCGATAAAGCATACCTCAGAGATGTTAAGGACAATTTCCGAGGGTACGGCAAATCTTACCAGAAGACTCCACGTTACCACAGAAGACGAGGTCGGGCAGCTCTCCAGGTGGTTCAATAAGTTCGTGGACGGACTGCAGGGGCTTATAAAGAACGTGGCCTCTGCCGTTGACGAGCTTGTGGGCGCGACCAAGGGCATAAGGGAGGCTGTTGGCGGGTTAAAGATGGCGAGTGAAGGCCAGAACTTGGCAATCGAGGAATCTTTCGACGCAATACAGGAAGTCGATGCCTCTGTTAAGCACGTTGCCGAGAGAAGCGAAAGCATACATGCCTCCGCAGAAGGCGCGTCGGCTTCTACTCTTGAGATGAGCGCGGCGATATCCGAGGTCTCTGAAAACGTCCAGAGGCTTGCCTCGGCTGTTGGCGAGTCGGCTTCTTCTATAATCCAGATAGCCGCGACACTTAGGGAAGTGGCGAACCACGTAGATACTCTTCTTGGCGAAACGGAGCAGGTAGGAACCGCGGCAAACGAAATAGACTTTACCATCAAGGAAGTCGCCGGGCATTCGAGGGAGCAGGCAGTGCTTGCCGAGAGGGTCAAGGAGGACGCCTTTACGCTTGGCATGGATGCCATGGGCAAGACCAGAAAGGGTATCGAGAAAATCAAGGAAGAGGTCTCGAAGGCCGCCGGCGTTGTCGATAAGCTCGGGCAGCGCTCCGTTGAGATAGGCAAGATAGTCAGCGTCATAAACGAGGTCGCGGATACGACCAACCTTCTTGCGCTAAACGCAACCATTCTCGCAGCCCAGGCCGGAGAGCACGGCAAGGGGTTTGCCGTCGTGGCAAACGAGGTTAAGGATCTCTCCGACAGGACAACCGCATCGACAAAGGAAATATCGAGCATGATAAAGCTCGTTCAGGAAGAGGTACATATAGCGGTCAAGTCCATGGAATCGAGCCTCGAGAGGGTCGAGGAGGGAACAAGGATGTCGAGGGAGGGTGAAGACGCGCTAAATAAGATAATAAAGAGCGCCGATAACTCGCTTGCCATGGCAAAGAAGGTCGAGAGGGCAACGGAGGAGCAATCGAGAGGCATAAGCATGGTCGTTGAGTCCATACACAGGATAAACGGCATGGTCGAGGGCATAAAGAAGGCAACGGATGAGCAGTCCAGGGCAGCAGAGGGCATAAGCTCGGCTACAGAGCTGATGAAGGACATTACGCTCCATGTCGAGCAGTCAACGAATGAGCAGTCCAAGGAAATAAAGCACATCTCAGGCGTCATAGCCGAGGTCGCCTCCCACATGGAGAGCATAACCAAGAGCTGCATGGATCAGAAGATATGCTTCGATAAAATAGTTAGACTTGTCGAGACCATAAAGAAGAAAAGTAAGGAACATACTTCGAGCATCGCCAACATCGACACCACCATACAGAAGCTCGACGAGCACACGACAGTGCTTAAAGGTAAAATCGATAATTTCGTCGTGTAA
- the sppA gene encoding signal peptide peptidase SppA, with protein MMIPGITHSGRAAVAALVLFLSVFLSSCIYNISLTEPKGPLKEFTVGGEGKDKILFLDISGIITDKTEKRFAFSEGERLVSRVREELDKAAKDADVKALIVRIDSIGGDVTTTDVLYNEITVFRKKKNVPVVALLSSIAASGGYYIALAADSIVAHPTTVTGSIGVIAYRVNASGLMQKVGLTDETVKSGELKDMGSPLRPSTEKERKVIQGIVDGLFTRFKTLVSERRGLKDDRLKAVIDGRVFTADEAVGNGLVDTVGYADDAVADAKSRAGLKDASIIVYSRPGSFRPNVYSATAAAPLSLDISMFNTSVFGLDEAGSGFKFLYMWSPGE; from the coding sequence ATGATGATTCCTGGGATTACGCATAGCGGCAGGGCCGCTGTAGCCGCGCTTGTTTTGTTCCTTTCTGTTTTTCTCTCCTCATGCATATACAACATATCCCTTACCGAACCAAAGGGGCCGCTAAAGGAGTTCACTGTCGGCGGCGAGGGTAAGGATAAGATATTATTTCTTGATATAAGCGGCATCATAACCGATAAAACGGAAAAGCGTTTTGCGTTTTCAGAGGGTGAAAGGCTGGTATCGAGGGTAAGAGAAGAGCTTGATAAGGCCGCAAAGGACGCGGACGTAAAGGCCCTTATCGTTAGGATAGATTCCATAGGCGGCGACGTCACTACAACGGACGTGCTTTATAACGAGATTACGGTGTTTAGGAAGAAAAAGAACGTGCCTGTTGTCGCGCTGTTATCGTCGATCGCAGCTTCAGGAGGCTACTATATCGCGCTTGCCGCTGATTCGATTGTAGCCCATCCGACGACAGTTACCGGTTCAATTGGCGTCATAGCGTATAGGGTGAACGCAAGCGGGCTTATGCAGAAGGTCGGCCTCACGGATGAGACGGTAAAGTCCGGGGAGCTAAAGGACATGGGCTCGCCGCTTAGGCCCTCTACCGAGAAGGAGCGAAAGGTCATTCAGGGTATTGTGGACGGCCTGTTTACGCGCTTTAAAACACTTGTTTCCGAGAGAAGAGGGCTAAAGGACGACAGGCTAAAGGCCGTTATCGACGGACGCGTGTTCACAGCCGACGAGGCAGTTGGTAACGGGCTTGTCGATACAGTAGGTTACGCAGATGATGCCGTGGCTGATGCCAAGTCCAGGGCAGGGCTAAAGGACGCATCCATTATCGTGTATTCGAGGCCAGGAAGTTTCAGGCCAAACGTGTATTCCGCTACAGCAGCAGCGCCGCTGTCTCTCGACATCAGCATGTTCAATACGTCCGTGTTCGGCCTTGATGAGGCAGGTAGCGGCTTTAAGTTCCTCTATATGTGGTCGCCCGGGGAGTAG
- a CDS encoding tetratricopeptide repeat protein, translating to MNTSYRYTALLLFAAVVSVIFLTAPSARCEDKGEGAVAPKKEVSVADVAVYAAKGEWGTVASSYQAVPTDEVYDSVAALFAYAFHKTGNKAKAAELLKNRSGAGVEAVRVLVNSGDKNVKLPERDVAATLVEAVVVKKRRAKGSVSLGVLPKSVETSSVSKVFESVVPEPTEADRALYDEKVSRDISKFFLGGEVFYENDEVTFSLAFVDRGLLQALLGIKGNGAGGAKHKFVSVGVISRNGSEALRKSVVDSLNAAGYKAEDLGRGDFYAIGERADNVSVVVELNDSSVAKGEVLGSKLRNIEAALGVNVYGASSKKLIKELSERSSILHISEKQGGEAAVKKAFDMMADKLKGAVAMAAEEATTLGSGGPPLTVAIDFIEAFSSNYKYYASNPVGTVSVTNNTQKTFSSAKVSVSIKEYMDFSTNIDIGDISPGTKITKELKAVFSEKILDMTDDTFLQSEVKVTYYEGKKEQSYSTTAPLFVYEKHALVWDDKGKIASFITPKDPVVVTFAGDAASAYKDVALNKNIVKARAVFAAMGVAGITYMVDPNSPFEAVSGVTTVVDYVQFPRETLSRKAGDCDDLTSLYISALESLGIRTKLIDAPGHVFMMFSTGVPDTQASTLGISEGSYVIEDGHVWLPIETTLSGYSFTDAWKKGMENYGRWTGKLKTVDINEARSRYKAPNLVKSSLDLNIGKAEIEKKFPKELEALIAEKGSVRKREAEVVGADGLNALIQDSAAEGNVTKAVEYAKRLLKEPGLGAESYNNIGNAYYLSGDYGEAIKHYSKASELDAADAGVLANLARALFKNGEKDEAEKVFDKALEIDPGAKERYYGVYMELKK from the coding sequence ATGAACACATCGTATAGATATACGGCGCTGTTGCTTTTTGCGGCAGTTGTCTCGGTTATTTTTCTTACGGCCCCTTCGGCGCGTTGCGAAGATAAGGGCGAGGGCGCTGTAGCGCCCAAAAAAGAGGTGTCAGTAGCCGATGTCGCCGTGTACGCGGCAAAGGGCGAGTGGGGCACGGTCGCTTCGTCGTATCAAGCTGTGCCAACTGACGAGGTCTACGACAGCGTTGCCGCGCTATTTGCGTACGCCTTCCATAAAACCGGCAATAAGGCAAAGGCTGCCGAGCTTTTGAAGAATAGAAGCGGCGCCGGTGTAGAGGCCGTGCGCGTGCTCGTAAATTCCGGAGATAAGAACGTAAAGCTTCCCGAAAGGGACGTTGCCGCAACTCTTGTCGAGGCGGTTGTAGTGAAAAAGCGCAGGGCAAAGGGCTCTGTGAGCCTTGGCGTGCTGCCAAAGTCGGTTGAGACGTCTTCCGTTTCAAAGGTCTTTGAGTCCGTCGTGCCAGAGCCGACCGAGGCCGACAGGGCGCTCTATGACGAAAAGGTCTCCAGGGACATATCGAAGTTCTTTCTTGGCGGCGAGGTCTTCTACGAGAACGACGAGGTTACATTCTCCCTAGCCTTTGTTGACAGAGGGCTTTTGCAGGCGCTACTTGGCATAAAGGGCAACGGAGCGGGCGGCGCCAAGCATAAGTTTGTCAGTGTCGGCGTTATTTCGAGAAATGGCAGCGAGGCGCTTAGAAAATCCGTTGTCGATAGCCTGAATGCCGCCGGGTACAAGGCCGAGGACCTTGGCAGAGGCGATTTCTACGCGATAGGCGAGCGGGCCGATAACGTCTCGGTGGTAGTAGAGCTAAACGATTCGAGTGTTGCAAAGGGCGAGGTGCTTGGCAGTAAACTTCGTAATATCGAGGCAGCGCTTGGCGTGAACGTCTACGGCGCGTCGTCTAAGAAACTCATAAAGGAACTTTCCGAGAGGTCGTCCATACTCCATATCTCCGAGAAGCAGGGCGGCGAGGCTGCCGTTAAAAAGGCCTTTGACATGATGGCCGACAAGCTAAAGGGCGCGGTCGCCATGGCGGCCGAGGAGGCAACTACACTTGGCTCGGGAGGGCCGCCTCTTACGGTCGCAATAGATTTTATCGAGGCTTTTTCAAGCAACTATAAGTACTATGCCTCGAACCCGGTCGGCACGGTATCGGTCACTAACAATACGCAAAAAACATTTTCTTCGGCAAAGGTCTCTGTCTCCATAAAGGAGTACATGGACTTCTCAACCAACATTGACATCGGAGATATCTCTCCCGGAACGAAAATCACAAAAGAGCTGAAGGCCGTGTTCTCGGAGAAGATACTCGACATGACCGACGATACGTTTTTACAGAGCGAGGTAAAGGTCACATACTATGAGGGCAAGAAGGAGCAGTCGTACTCGACAACGGCGCCGCTCTTTGTCTACGAGAAGCACGCCCTTGTGTGGGACGATAAGGGTAAAATTGCGTCATTCATAACGCCAAAGGACCCGGTTGTCGTTACATTTGCCGGTGACGCGGCTTCGGCATATAAGGACGTTGCGTTAAATAAAAACATCGTCAAGGCAAGGGCTGTATTCGCCGCCATGGGGGTTGCTGGCATTACATATATGGTCGACCCCAATAGCCCCTTCGAGGCCGTCTCGGGCGTTACGACGGTTGTTGACTACGTGCAGTTTCCAAGGGAAACGTTATCTAGAAAGGCAGGCGACTGCGACGATCTTACGAGCCTCTACATCTCTGCCCTTGAATCCCTCGGGATAAGGACTAAACTTATAGATGCGCCGGGCCACGTGTTCATGATGTTCTCAACCGGCGTGCCCGATACCCAGGCCTCTACACTTGGCATATCCGAAGGAAGCTACGTTATAGAGGACGGGCATGTGTGGCTGCCGATAGAGACGACACTTTCGGGGTATTCTTTTACCGACGCATGGAAAAAGGGTATGGAGAATTACGGCAGATGGACCGGGAAGCTTAAGACCGTTGACATAAACGAGGCAAGGTCGAGGTATAAGGCCCCGAATCTCGTCAAATCGTCGCTTGATTTGAACATCGGCAAGGCCGAGATAGAGAAGAAGTTCCCCAAAGAGCTCGAGGCGCTTATTGCCGAGAAGGGAAGCGTGAGAAAGCGCGAGGCAGAGGTCGTTGGAGCAGACGGCCTTAACGCACTCATACAGGACAGCGCTGCCGAGGGTAACGTTACCAAGGCCGTTGAGTACGCTAAGCGGCTTTTGAAGGAGCCGGGGCTTGGCGCCGAATCATATAACAACATCGGCAACGCGTATTATCTAAGCGGCGATTACGGCGAGGCAATAAAGCATTACAGCAAGGCCTCTGAGTTGGACGCGGCCGATGCCGGAGTGCTTGCCAATCTCGCTCGCGCGCTTTTTAAGAATGGCGAGAAGGACGAGGCGGAGAAGGTCTTTGATAAGGCGCTCGAAATAGACCCGGGCGCAAAGGAACGCTACTACGGGGTCTATATGGAACTAAAGAAGTAA
- a CDS encoding TIGR00730 family Rossman fold protein: protein MSKKSIADLRGQETWRVFKIMSEFVDGFEELADIGPAVTVFGSARFHPRHEYYRLAVDIARRISESGYTVVTGGGPGIMEAANRGAFERGGRSVGLNIVIPHEQKPNPHQTLSLNFHYFFVRKVMLVKYSMGYVIMPGGFGTMDEFFEALTLIQTHKIYKFPVILVGKAYWEPLLEFIRGNMVKYGTIDKDDIKLIEVTDSPRDVVNIINRHVAWKKRIIAKSRKGGAKKAAKKGKRPLA, encoded by the coding sequence ATGTCGAAAAAATCCATAGCCGATTTAAGAGGCCAGGAGACCTGGCGCGTATTTAAGATTATGAGCGAGTTTGTCGATGGCTTCGAGGAACTCGCCGACATCGGCCCTGCGGTGACTGTGTTTGGCTCCGCGCGTTTTCATCCGCGCCATGAGTATTACCGCCTCGCTGTCGACATAGCCAGACGCATCTCGGAGAGCGGCTATACCGTAGTGACAGGCGGCGGCCCGGGCATCATGGAGGCCGCGAACAGGGGGGCCTTTGAAAGGGGCGGGAGGTCGGTCGGGCTAAACATCGTCATACCGCACGAGCAAAAGCCCAACCCGCACCAGACCCTATCGCTAAACTTCCATTACTTTTTCGTAAGAAAGGTCATGCTTGTCAAGTACTCGATGGGTTACGTTATCATGCCCGGAGGGTTTGGCACGATGGATGAGTTCTTCGAGGCACTAACCCTCATACAGACGCATAAGATATACAAGTTTCCGGTAATTCTTGTGGGCAAGGCGTACTGGGAGCCGCTCCTTGAATTCATTAGGGGAAATATGGTTAAATATGGTACAATCGACAAAGATGATATCAAATTGATAGAAGTCACCGACAGTCCGCGCGATGTGGTAAATATCATCAACAGGCACGTTGCGTGGAAGAAGCGCATAATAGCCAAGTCAAGGAAGGGCGGAGCAAAAAAGGCCGCTAAAAAGGGCAAGCGCCCTCTGGCCTGA
- the guaA gene encoding glutamine-hydrolyzing GMP synthase: MRKDPHSERILILDFGSQYTQLIARRVRESKVYCEIHPCTVSMAFIRSFAPGGIILSGGPSSVHDKGAPMVSKEVFNLGVPVLGICYGMQLAGKLFGGKIKKSNTREYGPAMLKVIDSKGIFKGTGKKPFKVWMSHGDRIEKPPKGFKVTARSENGVICAVRSDSLGYYGVQFHPEVVHTQHGFKIIQNFVHGICGLKSGWTMKSFIGTAIEDIRAKVGPTGKVVCGISGGVDSCVTAAIVHRAIGNRLTCIFVDNGVLRKNEADKVYSTLTKSFKMNVKKVDASARFFKRLKGVVDPERKRKIIGNEFIHVFDAEALRIKGVAFLAQGTLYPDVIESVSFKGPSATIKSHHNVGGLLKNMKLKLVEPLRELFKDEVRRLGRELGLAEDMINRHPFPGPGLAIRIIGEVTRERCDILREADAIVLEEIKAAGLYTKLWQAFAVLLPVKTVGVMGDERTYENTLAVRAVTSTDGMTADWARLPYEVMARISSRVINEVKGVNRVTYDITSKPPGTIEWE; encoded by the coding sequence ATGAGAAAAGACCCGCATTCCGAAAGAATCCTCATACTCGACTTTGGAAGCCAGTACACGCAGCTAATCGCGAGAAGGGTGCGCGAGAGTAAGGTGTATTGTGAGATACATCCGTGCACGGTGTCGATGGCATTCATACGTTCGTTTGCTCCGGGCGGCATAATACTGTCAGGCGGGCCTTCGAGCGTGCATGACAAGGGCGCTCCGATGGTATCTAAGGAAGTCTTTAACCTCGGCGTTCCGGTGCTTGGCATTTGCTATGGCATGCAGCTTGCGGGAAAGCTCTTTGGCGGGAAAATCAAAAAGAGCAACACGCGCGAATACGGCCCTGCGATGCTAAAAGTAATAGACTCAAAGGGCATATTCAAGGGCACGGGTAAAAAGCCCTTCAAAGTCTGGATGAGCCACGGCGACAGAATCGAGAAACCGCCAAAGGGCTTTAAGGTAACGGCAAGGAGCGAGAACGGCGTTATATGCGCTGTTCGTAGCGATTCACTCGGGTATTATGGTGTTCAGTTCCATCCTGAGGTCGTGCACACGCAGCACGGGTTTAAAATCATACAGAACTTTGTCCACGGCATATGCGGGCTTAAGTCCGGGTGGACAATGAAGTCCTTTATCGGCACGGCAATCGAGGATATAAGGGCAAAGGTCGGGCCAACAGGCAAGGTTGTCTGCGGCATAAGCGGCGGCGTTGATTCCTGCGTTACAGCTGCCATAGTCCACAGGGCAATCGGCAACCGCTTGACCTGCATATTCGTTGATAACGGCGTATTAAGAAAGAACGAGGCTGACAAGGTCTACTCGACACTTACGAAAAGCTTCAAGATGAATGTTAAGAAGGTGGACGCAAGTGCCAGGTTCTTTAAGAGGCTAAAGGGTGTGGTAGACCCCGAAAGAAAGAGAAAAATAATCGGTAACGAGTTCATACATGTGTTCGACGCAGAGGCATTGAGAATAAAGGGTGTTGCTTTCCTTGCGCAGGGCACACTTTATCCGGACGTAATCGAGAGCGTGTCGTTCAAGGGTCCGTCGGCGACAATCAAGAGCCACCATAACGTCGGCGGGCTTTTAAAGAACATGAAACTGAAGCTTGTCGAACCGCTTCGCGAACTATTTAAGGACGAGGTTAGAAGGCTTGGCAGAGAACTCGGGCTTGCGGAAGACATGATAAACAGGCACCCGTTCCCGGGCCCAGGGCTTGCGATAAGGATAATAGGCGAGGTCACAAGAGAGAGGTGCGATATACTAAGAGAGGCTGACGCAATTGTGCTTGAAGAAATCAAGGCAGCCGGGCTGTATACCAAGCTCTGGCAGGCCTTTGCGGTTCTTTTGCCTGTAAAGACAGTCGGCGTCATGGGAGATGAGAGGACGTACGAGAATACGCTTGCGGTCAGAGCGGTAACAAGCACCGACGGCATGACAGCTGACTGGGCAAGGCTTCCTTACGAAGTAATGGCCAGGATTTCTTCACGCGTGATAAACGAGGTCAAGGGCGTTAACCGCGTTACATACGATATTACCTCCAAGCCGCCCGGGACGATAGAGTGGGAGTAA
- the guaB gene encoding IMP dehydrogenase produces the protein MPKPSDIKQGLTFDDVLLMPSFSKVLPRDVDISTQLTKEIRLNVPFVSSAMDSVTESRMAISIAEEGGIGIIHKNLTIDEQAAQVDKVKKYESVIIQKPMTLSPEQRLSDAIEIMRREHISGFPVVKGDKLVGIVTNRDIRYETQLNKRIADIMTTDMITALPGVSLDKAMAVMHKHRIEKLPVADKKGKLKGLITMTDIEKRNKYPNSCKDRYGRLRVGAAVGVSFDRDKRVQALLDAGVDCIVVDTAHGHSKGVLEAVRDIKRNFKCQIIAGNVATAEGTAALIKAGVDAVKVGVGPGSICTTRIVTGIGVPQLSAVMDAVGVAKRRGIPVIADGGIKYSGDVTKAIAAGAHSVMIGGLFAGTEESPGETILYQGRTFKVYRGMGSIEAMKKGSKDRYFQDDVESELKLVPEGIEGRVPHKGPLSSTIFQLIGGLRAGMGYMGTKSIAEVHKKAKFVRITPSGLKESHVHDVIITKEAPNYKIEVS, from the coding sequence ATGCCAAAACCTTCCGACATTAAGCAGGGGCTGACATTCGACGATGTCCTTCTTATGCCGTCATTTTCAAAGGTGCTTCCGAGGGACGTAGACATCTCTACGCAGCTTACAAAAGAGATACGGCTGAATGTGCCGTTTGTAAGCTCCGCAATGGACTCTGTTACCGAGTCGAGGATGGCCATCTCAATAGCAGAGGAGGGCGGCATCGGCATTATACATAAGAACCTCACCATAGACGAGCAGGCCGCTCAGGTCGATAAGGTAAAGAAGTACGAGTCTGTCATTATACAAAAGCCCATGACGCTTTCCCCTGAGCAGAGGCTCTCGGACGCAATCGAGATAATGAGGCGTGAGCACATCTCAGGGTTCCCGGTTGTAAAGGGCGATAAGCTTGTTGGAATCGTCACGAACAGGGACATCAGGTACGAAACACAGCTTAATAAGCGAATCGCGGACATAATGACGACGGACATGATAACTGCGCTCCCCGGTGTTTCGCTTGATAAGGCAATGGCAGTGATGCATAAGCACAGGATAGAGAAGCTCCCGGTTGCCGATAAAAAGGGCAAACTCAAGGGCCTCATCACAATGACCGACATCGAGAAGAGAAATAAGTACCCGAACTCGTGTAAGGACAGGTACGGAAGGCTTAGGGTCGGCGCTGCTGTTGGGGTTTCCTTTGACAGGGATAAAAGGGTGCAGGCGCTTCTCGATGCAGGAGTCGACTGCATAGTCGTTGACACTGCTCACGGGCACAGTAAGGGTGTGCTCGAAGCTGTACGCGACATAAAGCGGAACTTCAAATGCCAGATCATAGCCGGTAATGTTGCCACTGCCGAAGGTACTGCCGCGCTTATAAAGGCAGGTGTGGATGCCGTAAAGGTGGGGGTTGGTCCGGGCTCCATATGCACGACAAGGATAGTCACCGGTATAGGAGTACCGCAGCTTTCAGCTGTAATGGATGCCGTAGGGGTTGCAAAGAGGCGCGGCATACCGGTAATAGCCGATGGCGGCATAAAGTACTCCGGAGACGTAACAAAGGCCATAGCAGCAGGGGCACATTCTGTAATGATAGGCGGGCTCTTTGCAGGCACAGAGGAAAGCCCGGGGGAGACTATCCTTTATCAAGGTAGGACTTTTAAGGTATACAGGGGGATGGGGTCTATTGAAGCTATGAAAAAAGGTAGCAAAGACAGGTACTTCCAGGACGATGTTGAGAGCGAGCTTAAGCTTGTTCCCGAAGGTATCGAGGGCCGCGTTCCGCATAAAGGCCCGCTTTCTTCAACCATATTCCAGCTGATTGGCGGACTAAGGGCCGGCATGGGGTACATGGGCACAAAGAGCATAGCCGAGGTACATAAGAAGGCGAAGTTCGTGCGCATTACGCCGTCTGGGCTAAAGGAAAGCCATGTGCACGACGTTATAATCACCAAAGAAGCGCCGAACTATAAGATAGAGGTGTCATGA